One genomic segment of Mangifera indica cultivar Alphonso chromosome 6, CATAS_Mindica_2.1, whole genome shotgun sequence includes these proteins:
- the LOC123218071 gene encoding uncharacterized protein At4g18490 isoform X1 has protein sequence MADTCDKNSAPANVKEKKSLLDEEIGKDFLTSWKSMAVTEDDAMDFSFDTVPNGKKKFNFDQLDMDFNLDGDFDKLSSFKVDMPDLDFSCPSTKNAKTKERAEDDCSTGNHQPKKDFFNFSFDFNDDDFVKDTKTRGKVVGNSKPVIGKLPDDELFWLRNEKNVKKLGSTGKELNSVQNESKLDGDLRHQGEQVTEQEPANLGSQQNMGDDLHASDVQIGSELVDISKSIVRESTEGEHGLLRSENNIKILNDVREDAESDGAQHESKIVGDLRPKDKQVAEGEPVKQGSEKSTRLQVDHFPTQYPPIWEGFTTNDDVQINDIMVVSKSLSKELKEMESVSLGSEKNVKCLSHIREAINANGGQNCSKVGNSRPLDNVAKTGESTKLRSEKNSEEVTNDDDVQHLSKVVNINPQDKQAKTGELVKPKSENYSGFHANSAGLHQNQLKLSTQASGNPKFAISSTHSIQNPKNVSVEELKTVKRTSNLSTLKNLRNIGGNKDMPNSTVLRQISLSRNPGQTVKLPGITKSTIGHLVGGIEKQNPVTPSLKRKKIEESSSDLVSLKSLKHISESPKESRKLKESLGGVTEGEIKKHENQRPNGAKNVLHGHTSPRLDVVRDVSLTKLEIQLVMENDGNVEKAEAYTKELEDICNMLKKKHEEAKEIMVRAIVNNNNLLMLNHPIYEEKIRMVQKFATELMCKEIPT, from the exons ATGGCAGACACATGCGACAAAAATTCTGCCCCTGCTAatgttaaagagaaaaaatcacTTCTAG ATGAGGAGATTGGAAAGGACTTCCTCACCTCCTGGAAGTCAATGGCAGTGACAGAAGATGATGCCATGGATTTTAGCTTTGACACAGTTCcaaatggaaagaaaaaattcaacttTGATCAACT gGATATGGATTTTAATTTGGATGGTGACTTTGATAAGTTATCATCATTTAAAGTGGACATGCCAGACCTTGATTTTTCATGCCCATCAACAAAGAATGCAAAAACCAAGGAAAGAGCTGAAGATGACTGTTCCACTGGAAATCATCAACCAAAAAAGGACTTCTTCAACTTCTCTTTTGATTTCAACGA TGATGACTTTGTGAAGGATACAAAAACCCGGGGCAAAGTGGTGGGTAACTCAAAGCCTGTTATCGGCAAACTACCAGATGATGAGCTTTTTTGGCTGAGAAATGAAAAGAATGTCAAGAAGCTTGGTTCTACCGG GAAGGAGTTGAACAGTGTGCAAAATGAGAGTAAACTGGATGGTGATTTAAGGCATCAAGGTGAACAAGTGACAGAACAAGAGCCTGCTAATCTAGGAAGTCAACAGAATATGGG GGATGACCTTCATGCCAGTGATGTCCAAATTGGGAGTGAATTGGTGGATATTTCAAAGTCAATTGTCAGAGAGTCAACAGAGGGTGAACATGGATTGCTTAGAAGTGAAAACAACATAAAGATTCTCAATGATGTCAG GGAGGATGCTGAGTCTGATGGTGCACAACATGAGAGCAAAATTGTTGGagatttaaggccaaaagataAACAAGTAGCAGAAGGGGAACCtgttaagcaaggaagtgaaaAAAGCACTAG GTTACAGGTTGATCATTTCCCAACTCAGTACCCTCCAATCTG GGAGGGTTTCACTACTAATGATGATGTGCAAATTAATGACATAATGGTTGTTTCAAAGTCACTCTCcaaagaattaaaagaaatgGAATCTGTTTCTCTGGGAAGTGAAAAGAATGTTAAATGTCTCAGTCATATCAG AGAGGCTATCAATGCTAATGGTGGACAAAATTGTAGCAAAGTTGGTAATTCAAGGCCACTGGACAATGTAGCAAAAACAGGAGAATCGACTAAGTTAAGAAGTGAAAAGAATTCAGA GGAGGTTACAAATGATGATGATGTACAACACTTAAGCAAAGTTGTAAATATAAATCCACAGGATAAACAAGCAAAAACTGGAGAACTAGTTAAGCCAAAAAGTGAAAATTACTCAGG TTTTCATGCAAATTCGGCTGGTTTacatcaaaatcaacttaaGCTAAGTACTCAAGCAAGTGGAAATCCAAAATTTGCCATTTCAAGCACACACTCTATCCAAAATCCGAAGAATGTTTCTGTTGAAGAGCTTAAAACTGTAAAGAGGACATCCAATCTTTCTACCTTGAAAAATTTGAG GAATATAGGAGGAAACAAAGATATGCCAAATTCTACAGTTTTAAGGCAAATTAGTTTATCTAGAAACCCGGGACAGACCGTAAAACTTCCAGGAATTACAAAATCCACTATTGGTCATCTTGTTGGTGGCATTGAGAAACAAAATCCTGTAACGCCATCCTTGAAGCGGAAAAAGATTGAG GAATCAAGTTCAGATTTAGTCTCCTTGAAATCCCTTAAACATATCTCTGAGTCACCAAAGGAAAGCAG AAAGTTGAAAGAATCTCTGGGAGGAGTTACTGAAGGAGAG ATCAAGAAGCATGAGAATCAACGACCAAACGGGGCCAAGAATGTTCTGCATGGACATACAAGCCCTAGACTTGATGTTGTAAGGGATGTCAGCTTGACTAAACTAGAAATTCAACTGGTCATGGAGAACGATGGAAATGTGGAAAAGGCAGAAGCTTACACAAAAGAGCTTGAGGAT
- the LOC123218071 gene encoding uncharacterized protein At4g18490 isoform X2, protein MADTCDKNSAPANVKEKKSLLDEEIGKDFLTSWKSMAVTEDDAMDFSFDTVPNGKKKFNFDQLDMDFNLDGDFDKLSSFKVDMPDLDFSCPSTKNAKTKERAEDDCSTGNHQPKKDFFNFSFDFNDDDFVKDTKTRGKVVGNSKPVIGKLPDDELFWLRNEKNVKKLGSTGKELNSVQNESKLDGDLRHQGEQVTEQEPANLGSQQNMGDDLHASDVQIGSELVDISKSIVRESTEGEHGLLRSENNIKILNDVREDAESDGAQHESKIVGDLRPKDKQVAEGEPVKQGSEKSTRLQVDHFPTQYPPIWEGFTTNDDVQINDIMVVSKSLSKELKEMESVSLGSEKNVKCLSHIREVTNDDDVQHLSKVVNINPQDKQAKTGELVKPKSENYSGFHANSAGLHQNQLKLSTQASGNPKFAISSTHSIQNPKNVSVEELKTVKRTSNLSTLKNLRNIGGNKDMPNSTVLRQISLSRNPGQTVKLPGITKSTIGHLVGGIEKQNPVTPSLKRKKIEESSSDLVSLKSLKHISESPKESRKLKESLGGVTEGEIKKHENQRPNGAKNVLHGHTSPRLDVVRDVSLTKLEIQLVMENDGNVEKAEAYTKELEDICNMLKKKHEEAKEIMVRAIVNNNNLLMLNHPIYEEKIRMVQKFATELMCKEIPT, encoded by the exons ATGGCAGACACATGCGACAAAAATTCTGCCCCTGCTAatgttaaagagaaaaaatcacTTCTAG ATGAGGAGATTGGAAAGGACTTCCTCACCTCCTGGAAGTCAATGGCAGTGACAGAAGATGATGCCATGGATTTTAGCTTTGACACAGTTCcaaatggaaagaaaaaattcaacttTGATCAACT gGATATGGATTTTAATTTGGATGGTGACTTTGATAAGTTATCATCATTTAAAGTGGACATGCCAGACCTTGATTTTTCATGCCCATCAACAAAGAATGCAAAAACCAAGGAAAGAGCTGAAGATGACTGTTCCACTGGAAATCATCAACCAAAAAAGGACTTCTTCAACTTCTCTTTTGATTTCAACGA TGATGACTTTGTGAAGGATACAAAAACCCGGGGCAAAGTGGTGGGTAACTCAAAGCCTGTTATCGGCAAACTACCAGATGATGAGCTTTTTTGGCTGAGAAATGAAAAGAATGTCAAGAAGCTTGGTTCTACCGG GAAGGAGTTGAACAGTGTGCAAAATGAGAGTAAACTGGATGGTGATTTAAGGCATCAAGGTGAACAAGTGACAGAACAAGAGCCTGCTAATCTAGGAAGTCAACAGAATATGGG GGATGACCTTCATGCCAGTGATGTCCAAATTGGGAGTGAATTGGTGGATATTTCAAAGTCAATTGTCAGAGAGTCAACAGAGGGTGAACATGGATTGCTTAGAAGTGAAAACAACATAAAGATTCTCAATGATGTCAG GGAGGATGCTGAGTCTGATGGTGCACAACATGAGAGCAAAATTGTTGGagatttaaggccaaaagataAACAAGTAGCAGAAGGGGAACCtgttaagcaaggaagtgaaaAAAGCACTAG GTTACAGGTTGATCATTTCCCAACTCAGTACCCTCCAATCTG GGAGGGTTTCACTACTAATGATGATGTGCAAATTAATGACATAATGGTTGTTTCAAAGTCACTCTCcaaagaattaaaagaaatgGAATCTGTTTCTCTGGGAAGTGAAAAGAATGTTAAATGTCTCAGTCATATCAG GGAGGTTACAAATGATGATGATGTACAACACTTAAGCAAAGTTGTAAATATAAATCCACAGGATAAACAAGCAAAAACTGGAGAACTAGTTAAGCCAAAAAGTGAAAATTACTCAGG TTTTCATGCAAATTCGGCTGGTTTacatcaaaatcaacttaaGCTAAGTACTCAAGCAAGTGGAAATCCAAAATTTGCCATTTCAAGCACACACTCTATCCAAAATCCGAAGAATGTTTCTGTTGAAGAGCTTAAAACTGTAAAGAGGACATCCAATCTTTCTACCTTGAAAAATTTGAG GAATATAGGAGGAAACAAAGATATGCCAAATTCTACAGTTTTAAGGCAAATTAGTTTATCTAGAAACCCGGGACAGACCGTAAAACTTCCAGGAATTACAAAATCCACTATTGGTCATCTTGTTGGTGGCATTGAGAAACAAAATCCTGTAACGCCATCCTTGAAGCGGAAAAAGATTGAG GAATCAAGTTCAGATTTAGTCTCCTTGAAATCCCTTAAACATATCTCTGAGTCACCAAAGGAAAGCAG AAAGTTGAAAGAATCTCTGGGAGGAGTTACTGAAGGAGAG ATCAAGAAGCATGAGAATCAACGACCAAACGGGGCCAAGAATGTTCTGCATGGACATACAAGCCCTAGACTTGATGTTGTAAGGGATGTCAGCTTGACTAAACTAGAAATTCAACTGGTCATGGAGAACGATGGAAATGTGGAAAAGGCAGAAGCTTACACAAAAGAGCTTGAGGAT
- the LOC123218071 gene encoding uncharacterized protein At4g18490 isoform X3 yields the protein MADTCDKNSAPANVKEKKSLLDEEIGKDFLTSWKSMAVTEDDAMDFSFDTVPNGKKKFNFDQLDMDFNLDGDFDKLSSFKVDMPDLDFSCPSTKNAKTKERAEDDCSTGNHQPKKDFFNFSFDFNDDDFVKDTKTRGKVVGNSKPVIGKLPDDELFWLRNEKNVKKLGSTGKELNSVQNESKLDGDLRHQGEQVTEQEPANLGSQQNMGDDLHASDVQIGSELVDISKSIVRESTEGEHGLLRSENNIKILNDVREDAESDGAQHESKIVGDLRPKDKQVAEGEPVKQGSEKSTRLQVDHFPTQYPPIWEGFTTNDDVQINDIMVVSKSLSKELKEMESVSLGSEKNVKCLSHISFHANSAGLHQNQLKLSTQASGNPKFAISSTHSIQNPKNVSVEELKTVKRTSNLSTLKNLRNIGGNKDMPNSTVLRQISLSRNPGQTVKLPGITKSTIGHLVGGIEKQNPVTPSLKRKKIEESSSDLVSLKSLKHISESPKESRKLKESLGGVTEGEIKKHENQRPNGAKNVLHGHTSPRLDVVRDVSLTKLEIQLVMENDGNVEKAEAYTKELEDICNMLKKKHEEAKEIMVRAIVNNNNLLMLNHPIYEEKIRMVQKFATELMCKEIPT from the exons ATGGCAGACACATGCGACAAAAATTCTGCCCCTGCTAatgttaaagagaaaaaatcacTTCTAG ATGAGGAGATTGGAAAGGACTTCCTCACCTCCTGGAAGTCAATGGCAGTGACAGAAGATGATGCCATGGATTTTAGCTTTGACACAGTTCcaaatggaaagaaaaaattcaacttTGATCAACT gGATATGGATTTTAATTTGGATGGTGACTTTGATAAGTTATCATCATTTAAAGTGGACATGCCAGACCTTGATTTTTCATGCCCATCAACAAAGAATGCAAAAACCAAGGAAAGAGCTGAAGATGACTGTTCCACTGGAAATCATCAACCAAAAAAGGACTTCTTCAACTTCTCTTTTGATTTCAACGA TGATGACTTTGTGAAGGATACAAAAACCCGGGGCAAAGTGGTGGGTAACTCAAAGCCTGTTATCGGCAAACTACCAGATGATGAGCTTTTTTGGCTGAGAAATGAAAAGAATGTCAAGAAGCTTGGTTCTACCGG GAAGGAGTTGAACAGTGTGCAAAATGAGAGTAAACTGGATGGTGATTTAAGGCATCAAGGTGAACAAGTGACAGAACAAGAGCCTGCTAATCTAGGAAGTCAACAGAATATGGG GGATGACCTTCATGCCAGTGATGTCCAAATTGGGAGTGAATTGGTGGATATTTCAAAGTCAATTGTCAGAGAGTCAACAGAGGGTGAACATGGATTGCTTAGAAGTGAAAACAACATAAAGATTCTCAATGATGTCAG GGAGGATGCTGAGTCTGATGGTGCACAACATGAGAGCAAAATTGTTGGagatttaaggccaaaagataAACAAGTAGCAGAAGGGGAACCtgttaagcaaggaagtgaaaAAAGCACTAG GTTACAGGTTGATCATTTCCCAACTCAGTACCCTCCAATCTG GGAGGGTTTCACTACTAATGATGATGTGCAAATTAATGACATAATGGTTGTTTCAAAGTCACTCTCcaaagaattaaaagaaatgGAATCTGTTTCTCTGGGAAGTGAAAAGAATGTTAAATGTCTCAGTCATATCAG TTTTCATGCAAATTCGGCTGGTTTacatcaaaatcaacttaaGCTAAGTACTCAAGCAAGTGGAAATCCAAAATTTGCCATTTCAAGCACACACTCTATCCAAAATCCGAAGAATGTTTCTGTTGAAGAGCTTAAAACTGTAAAGAGGACATCCAATCTTTCTACCTTGAAAAATTTGAG GAATATAGGAGGAAACAAAGATATGCCAAATTCTACAGTTTTAAGGCAAATTAGTTTATCTAGAAACCCGGGACAGACCGTAAAACTTCCAGGAATTACAAAATCCACTATTGGTCATCTTGTTGGTGGCATTGAGAAACAAAATCCTGTAACGCCATCCTTGAAGCGGAAAAAGATTGAG GAATCAAGTTCAGATTTAGTCTCCTTGAAATCCCTTAAACATATCTCTGAGTCACCAAAGGAAAGCAG AAAGTTGAAAGAATCTCTGGGAGGAGTTACTGAAGGAGAG ATCAAGAAGCATGAGAATCAACGACCAAACGGGGCCAAGAATGTTCTGCATGGACATACAAGCCCTAGACTTGATGTTGTAAGGGATGTCAGCTTGACTAAACTAGAAATTCAACTGGTCATGGAGAACGATGGAAATGTGGAAAAGGCAGAAGCTTACACAAAAGAGCTTGAGGAT